The bacterium BMS3Abin11 genome has a window encoding:
- the wecA_1 gene encoding UDP-N-acetylgalactosamine-undecaprenyl-phosphate N-acetylgalactosaminephosphotransferase — protein MKGALPHRITWAKAGLVLLLGDILAISILYETVHYVRLGIFIDLLSIPFFSVLTAVLLTLYVTDVYRIETPVALSRLPLSAAFASLFSILVSAAIIYAFGPLQFDSIFGRGVMPVALILFSVWAFWSRYALSRWFEKIQEARRWLYLGSVEKLVCLIKDFNLDSSDSVILLDDKENEDALPADYVRCVQGRVSQLTSADLQGITDVVVATDHAFTDIEISALMKIRASGAGVFDFTAFYEQYQSKVPVVHLKHGWFVQGGGFYLLQNKIGLKIKRIIDIFLSVVCILVLSPILLITGIIVKLDSSGPAIYTQLRVGLNGKCFYIYKIRSMINDAETDGVKWAEDDDPRITRVGRFIRKIRIDELPQLLNVLRGDMSFIGPRPERSEFIKKLVNEIPYYDLRHLVLPGITGWAQVMYPYGASVEDAREKLEYDLFYIKNYSLLLDFAILMKTLRIILWHRGR, from the coding sequence ATGAAAGGCGCACTACCACACCGTATTACATGGGCAAAAGCAGGGCTGGTCTTACTTCTTGGTGATATTTTAGCAATATCAATACTTTACGAAACTGTTCATTATGTCCGGCTGGGGATATTCATAGATCTATTATCTATACCATTTTTTTCGGTATTAACCGCAGTTCTACTGACCCTGTATGTAACAGACGTCTATCGAATAGAAACCCCTGTTGCTCTCTCGAGGCTACCACTATCAGCTGCATTCGCGTCTTTATTTTCAATATTAGTCAGTGCAGCAATTATATATGCTTTCGGCCCATTACAATTCGATTCAATTTTCGGTCGTGGTGTGATGCCGGTTGCATTGATACTTTTTTCTGTCTGGGCGTTTTGGTCAAGGTATGCATTATCCAGATGGTTCGAAAAAATACAGGAAGCAAGGCGGTGGTTATACCTGGGAAGTGTTGAAAAATTAGTATGCCTGATAAAAGATTTCAACCTGGATTCATCTGACAGTGTAATTTTACTGGATGATAAAGAGAACGAAGACGCACTGCCAGCTGACTATGTAAGATGTGTTCAGGGGCGTGTGAGTCAGTTAACATCAGCCGATTTACAGGGTATTACGGATGTCGTTGTTGCTACAGACCACGCCTTCACGGATATTGAAATATCGGCACTAATGAAAATCCGGGCATCCGGTGCTGGTGTATTCGACTTCACAGCATTTTACGAACAATATCAGTCTAAGGTGCCCGTGGTGCATTTAAAACATGGCTGGTTCGTGCAGGGAGGTGGATTTTATCTGTTGCAAAATAAAATTGGCCTCAAAATTAAACGCATAATAGATATATTTCTATCAGTAGTATGCATTCTTGTACTGAGCCCAATTTTATTAATTACAGGTATAATTGTGAAACTGGATTCCAGTGGCCCTGCCATCTATACGCAATTGCGTGTCGGGTTAAATGGAAAGTGTTTTTATATATATAAAATCAGATCAATGATTAACGATGCTGAAACGGATGGAGTTAAGTGGGCTGAGGATGATGACCCACGCATCACACGAGTTGGCCGATTTATCAGAAAGATCAGGATAGATGAACTCCCGCAATTGCTAAATGTGTTGAGAGGGGATATGAGTTTTATCGGCCCGCGTCCGGAACGATCTGAGTTTATTAAAAAGTTAGTAAATGAGATCCCATACTACGATTTGCGGCACCTTGTTTTGCCAGGAATAACTGGCTGGGCTCAGGTGATGTATCCATATGGCGCATCTGTAGAAGATGCACGTGAAAAGCTGGAATACGATCTATTTTATATAAAGAACTATTCCCTGTTACTGGATTTTGCAATTCTTATGAAGACATTGCGTATCATACTCTGGCATAGAGGGCGTTAA
- the epsD gene encoding putative glycosyltransferase EpsD, which produces MQKKRILYLITRSEPGGAQSHVLELLKGFKDQYELVLATGEEGFLLDEAMNLGIRTYLIANLQRNLSPTRDYKAYKEIVSVLKESKPDLIHCHSSKAGILGRLAAHRLGIKTVFTAHGWSFAEGTPLSRKLIGLLPERLLACWTNCIITVSDTDRDLAIRYRIGRPERIVTIHNGITDQALPTVNKDNARPITLIMVARFAAPKYYAQLIDAAATIKANFRLRLVGNGPLLEQMKKRAEELNLSDIVEFLGSRDDVDALLADSDVFILVSDWEGFPISILEAMRAGLPVIACDVGGIHEAITDRTNGRLVPRGEIAGLKLAMQELINDKALRLEMGTQARQQFEQLFTTNIMLKKIEAIYRSLEVNALYARV; this is translated from the coding sequence ATGCAAAAAAAACGAATTCTTTACTTAATCACCCGCTCAGAACCGGGAGGCGCTCAATCCCATGTCCTTGAGCTCCTGAAGGGGTTTAAGGATCAGTATGAGCTGGTGCTGGCAACAGGAGAAGAAGGTTTCCTGCTCGATGAGGCCATGAATCTTGGCATACGCACTTACCTGATCGCCAACCTTCAGAGAAACCTGTCACCGACCAGGGACTATAAAGCATATAAGGAAATAGTTTCGGTGCTGAAAGAATCCAAACCTGACCTTATTCACTGTCACTCATCCAAGGCTGGCATACTCGGTAGACTGGCAGCACATAGACTTGGCATAAAAACGGTATTTACTGCACACGGATGGTCATTTGCTGAGGGCACACCACTGTCACGAAAATTGATTGGCCTGTTACCGGAACGGCTACTCGCCTGCTGGACGAATTGTATTATTACAGTTTCTGATACGGATCGAGATCTCGCCATTCGCTACCGTATAGGCAGACCAGAAAGAATAGTTACGATACACAATGGCATAACAGATCAAGCACTCCCAACGGTTAATAAAGATAATGCAAGGCCCATAACTCTGATCATGGTTGCACGGTTTGCTGCACCGAAATACTACGCACAGTTGATTGATGCAGCTGCAACGATCAAAGCGAATTTCAGGCTACGACTCGTAGGAAATGGTCCACTGCTTGAACAAATGAAGAAACGCGCAGAAGAATTAAATCTCTCGGATATCGTCGAGTTTTTAGGCTCACGTGATGACGTTGATGCCCTGCTTGCCGACTCAGACGTTTTTATACTGGTATCAGACTGGGAAGGATTTCCTATCAGTATTCTGGAGGCTATGCGGGCTGGTTTGCCTGTTATCGCATGTGATGTTGGTGGAATACATGAAGCCATTACTGATCGCACCAATGGCAGGCTGGTTCCCCGTGGAGAGATAGCGGGACTCAAGCTGGCAATGCAGGAGTTAATCAATGACAAAGCACTCAGGCTGGAAATGGGTACTCAGGCCAGACAGCAATTCGAACAATTATTTACAACAAATATTATGTTAAAAAAAATAGAGGCAATATATCGTTCGCTCGAAGTTAACGCCCTCTATGCCAGAGTATGA
- the smc_1 gene encoding chromosome partition protein Smc, whose product MSGFVDLRLNRRHSEDEGFWPSFTDIMTVIVMIFLLGMVVVILQNIEVTNNMKAALLEKQRATELAESTSQEKSIVSNQLSDAEEELARLRMLIILSNDRRKTMEGQLSTAQKELQSLSGLYSALQETHDSVKLEKENVEKQLEEKSQILARIEARLNELIQRQTVLTSKLARSKEAQKLSESKLSAITLQAASADQELASIRGEYSNLQVKYDRLIKPARTSKGKHVVEVFYAKKDKNHIYKIRDTGQSSSAVVSKKQLHSRLAKLKKQYGKNLYIRLIFPEDSRLSYNDAWKFSKDILGKYDYYHAN is encoded by the coding sequence ATGAGTGGCTTTGTAGATCTACGGCTTAATCGCCGTCACAGTGAAGACGAGGGCTTCTGGCCCAGCTTTACTGACATCATGACAGTTATCGTGATGATCTTTCTGTTAGGCATGGTCGTCGTCATACTGCAAAACATAGAAGTCACCAATAATATGAAAGCTGCTTTACTGGAAAAACAGAGGGCCACCGAACTGGCAGAATCGACCTCGCAGGAAAAAAGCATCGTAAGTAACCAGCTATCTGATGCAGAGGAAGAACTGGCACGTCTGCGCATGTTGATAATTCTTTCCAATGACCGGCGAAAAACGATGGAAGGCCAACTATCAACTGCTCAAAAGGAGTTGCAATCCTTAAGCGGCCTTTATTCTGCCCTGCAGGAAACTCATGACTCTGTAAAACTTGAAAAAGAAAATGTTGAAAAACAACTTGAAGAAAAATCACAAATTCTGGCACGTATTGAAGCCCGGCTGAATGAACTGATTCAACGGCAAACGGTATTAACATCCAAACTTGCCCGCAGTAAAGAAGCACAGAAGCTCTCCGAAAGCAAACTTTCTGCTATCACCTTACAGGCCGCCAGTGCCGACCAGGAACTTGCCAGCATACGCGGCGAATATAGCAACCTGCAGGTAAAATATGACAGGCTGATAAAACCTGCCAGGACTTCAAAAGGAAAACATGTTGTTGAGGTCTTCTATGCAAAAAAAGACAAAAACCACATCTATAAAATCAGGGATACGGGCCAGTCTTCCTCAGCAGTAGTTAGCAAAAAACAGTTACACAGCAGACTTGCCAAATTGAAAAAGCAATACGGTAAGAATCTCTATATTCGTTTGATCTTCCCGGAAGACAGCCGGCTTTCCTACAACGACGCCTGGAAGTTCTCCAAGGATATCCTGGGAAAATATGATTACTACCATGCGAATTAG
- the prlC_2 gene encoding oligopeptidase A: MPNENPLLAPHDIPLFAAIKASHIRPALESIITDNQQAINNLAGIEDPDWNIFIQPLEELDERLSKMWNTVSHLNSVLDDKEFRENYRLCLPIISDYATSLVQNEQLYRQYQAVRDSPAFAQFDLAQQKLIDNALRDYRLSGVALPETKKESFKAIQSELSTLANRFEQNLLDATDHWFLHILDEEKLSGLPETAVSLAEEQAAQKELDGWVFSLQAPSYIPFIMFADDRALRRQMYEAYVTRASDAGPDAGRWDNSTIIDDILKLRREKAALLGFDDYVDYALQTRMAENGHTVSNFLSQLSAAAKPPAEREFFELCTFASQDGITELQAWDLPYCSEKLRQQLYDISQEDVRPWFPLDKVLHGLFGVVGRLYGLTIKQNNKVAAWHADVRYYEISDSAGEPRGRFFLDLFARKGKRGGAWMGDGISRKETYKETSSEVQNPLAWLVTNFSPPTAGRPSLLSHDEVITLFHEFGHGLHHLLTRVAYPAVSGINGVPWDAVELPSQMMENWAWQDEVLKMISGHFKTGEPLPEKMTKHLKDAKNFQAGMLLLRQLEFALFDLTIHQGTVSVDVQQTLDQVRAEIAVFIPPEFNRFQNSFSHIFAGGYASGYYSYSWAEVLSADAFSLFEEKGIFDPDTGRSFLENILEKGGSQDPLVLFKAFRGREPEIDALLRHRGLAA, translated from the coding sequence TTGCCCAACGAGAACCCTTTATTAGCGCCACATGATATACCCCTGTTTGCTGCCATAAAAGCCAGTCATATCCGTCCTGCACTTGAATCTATCATCACTGATAACCAGCAAGCCATAAATAACCTGGCAGGAATAGAGGACCCTGACTGGAATATCTTTATCCAGCCGCTCGAAGAACTTGATGAACGTCTGTCAAAAATGTGGAATACAGTCTCTCACCTGAATTCTGTACTGGATGATAAAGAATTCAGGGAAAACTATCGGCTATGCCTGCCGATCATTTCCGACTATGCCACCAGCCTGGTACAGAATGAACAGCTTTACCGGCAGTATCAGGCAGTACGGGACAGTCCTGCTTTTGCACAATTTGATCTGGCACAGCAGAAGCTGATAGATAACGCGCTGCGCGACTATCGGCTCTCCGGTGTTGCATTGCCTGAGACTAAAAAAGAAAGCTTCAAGGCAATCCAGTCTGAACTCTCAACATTAGCTAACCGCTTTGAACAAAACCTGCTTGATGCAACAGACCACTGGTTCCTGCACATCCTTGATGAGGAAAAACTCTCAGGTCTTCCCGAAACAGCGGTTAGTCTTGCTGAGGAACAGGCCGCTCAGAAAGAACTTGACGGTTGGGTATTCAGCCTGCAGGCGCCTTCCTATATCCCATTTATTATGTTTGCCGATGATCGTGCCTTACGCCGGCAGATGTACGAAGCCTATGTTACACGTGCCAGTGATGCAGGGCCGGATGCCGGCCGCTGGGATAATTCTACAATTATTGACGATATACTTAAGCTACGACGGGAAAAAGCGGCTTTACTGGGCTTTGATGATTATGTCGACTATGCGCTGCAGACACGTATGGCTGAAAATGGTCATACGGTTAGCAACTTTCTCTCACAACTTTCTGCTGCAGCCAAACCGCCGGCTGAAAGAGAGTTTTTTGAGCTATGCACCTTTGCCTCACAGGATGGCATAACAGAACTTCAGGCATGGGATCTGCCGTATTGCAGTGAAAAACTACGCCAGCAGCTATATGACATCTCGCAGGAAGACGTGCGCCCCTGGTTTCCACTGGATAAAGTTCTGCATGGCCTGTTTGGGGTAGTTGGCCGTCTTTATGGGCTCACCATTAAACAAAACAATAAGGTTGCAGCATGGCACGCAGATGTACGCTACTACGAGATCAGCGACAGCGCAGGGGAGCCACGCGGACGGTTTTTTCTTGATCTTTTCGCCCGCAAAGGTAAGCGCGGTGGGGCCTGGATGGGTGACGGTATCAGCCGTAAAGAAACATATAAGGAAACATCCAGTGAGGTGCAAAATCCTCTTGCCTGGCTGGTGACAAACTTCAGTCCACCGACGGCAGGCAGGCCATCGCTGTTAAGCCATGATGAAGTCATCACCCTGTTCCATGAATTCGGCCATGGCCTGCATCATTTGCTGACACGTGTTGCCTACCCGGCAGTCTCCGGCATCAATGGCGTGCCCTGGGATGCCGTTGAACTACCCAGTCAGATGATGGAAAACTGGGCCTGGCAGGATGAAGTACTGAAAATGATTTCCGGTCATTTTAAAACAGGTGAACCACTACCTGAAAAAATGACCAAACACCTGAAGGATGCAAAAAACTTCCAGGCCGGAATGTTGCTGCTGCGCCAGCTTGAATTCGCCCTGTTTGATCTAACCATCCATCAGGGAACAGTTTCTGTAGATGTACAGCAGACACTGGATCAGGTTCGCGCTGAGATAGCAGTATTTATCCCGCCTGAGTTCAATCGCTTCCAGAACAGCTTCTCGCATATATTTGCTGGCGGTTATGCCTCTGGCTACTATAGCTACAGCTGGGCAGAAGTACTTTCAGCTGATGCCTTCAGCCTGTTTGAAGAAAAAGGAATATTTGATCCAGACACCGGCCGCTCTTTTCTTGAGAACATATTGGAAAAGGGTGGCAGTCAGGATCCTCTGGTATTATTCAAGGCCTTCCGCGGTCGTGAACCCGAGATTGATGCACTATTACGACACCGGGGTCTGGCGGCCTAA
- the garB gene encoding glutathione amide reductase: MNEVFDLIVIGAGSGGIAAARRAASFGARVAIIESGRLGGTCVNVGCVPKKVMWNAANLAYGLEMAADYGFDITRHGYDWPKMKKKRDAYIARLNGIYKRNLDLDDIKIFQGHGRFVDTHRVEVVGDSESQKIEAKHILIATGGRPTVPDIPGAEHGITSDGFFELEDLPERVVVVGAGYIAVELAGVLNMLGSRVTMMLRKEVFLRSFDASLRECLMEEMLNSGVNILGSTHVSCVKRSNDGLLHIITSNNQKIEDNDCLIWAIGRSFNTENIGLDKTGLKVTKEGFIETDEQQNTVIKGIYAVGDVAGRVALTPVAIAAGRHLAERLFNNQVKAKLDYDNIPSVIFSHPPIGTIGMTEGEARESYGEVKVYQSRYTNMLHALSDHKKRSSIKMITVGAREKIVGIHVIGEGADEMMQGFAVAIKMGACKSDLDSTVAIHPTAAEELVLLR; encoded by the coding sequence ATGAATGAAGTTTTTGATTTGATAGTCATTGGTGCCGGCAGCGGTGGTATAGCAGCCGCCAGGCGGGCGGCATCCTTTGGTGCCAGAGTTGCCATTATTGAAAGCGGGCGACTCGGTGGCACCTGTGTCAATGTCGGCTGCGTACCCAAGAAGGTAATGTGGAACGCAGCCAACCTGGCGTACGGGCTGGAGATGGCAGCAGATTACGGCTTCGATATCACACGCCACGGCTATGACTGGCCGAAGATGAAGAAAAAACGTGATGCTTATATAGCCCGCCTGAACGGCATTTACAAGCGCAATCTCGATCTGGACGATATAAAAATTTTTCAGGGCCATGGACGGTTTGTTGATACTCACAGGGTTGAAGTTGTTGGCGATTCAGAAAGTCAGAAAATCGAAGCAAAACATATTCTGATTGCGACCGGCGGCAGACCGACCGTACCGGACATCCCGGGAGCTGAGCATGGGATTACCAGTGATGGTTTTTTTGAGCTTGAAGACCTGCCTGAACGTGTCGTTGTTGTTGGCGCAGGATATATCGCCGTCGAGCTTGCTGGTGTATTAAATATGCTTGGCAGCAGGGTAACTATGATGTTGCGTAAAGAGGTTTTTTTACGAAGTTTTGATGCCAGTCTACGCGAATGCCTGATGGAAGAGATGTTGAATAGCGGGGTTAATATCCTTGGTAGCACACATGTCAGTTGTGTGAAAAGGTCGAACGATGGACTGCTTCATATCATTACCAGCAATAATCAGAAAATCGAGGATAATGATTGCCTTATCTGGGCCATAGGGCGGAGTTTCAATACGGAAAATATTGGCCTGGACAAGACTGGCTTGAAGGTGACTAAAGAAGGCTTTATAGAAACTGATGAACAGCAGAATACGGTTATTAAGGGCATTTACGCGGTGGGCGATGTTGCCGGCAGGGTCGCCCTGACACCGGTGGCGATTGCTGCCGGTCGCCACCTTGCTGAGCGCCTGTTTAATAATCAGGTTAAGGCAAAACTCGATTACGATAATATTCCCAGTGTGATCTTCAGTCACCCGCCTATAGGCACCATCGGCATGACAGAAGGCGAAGCACGCGAAAGCTATGGCGAGGTTAAAGTCTACCAGTCGCGCTACACGAATATGCTTCATGCCCTGTCGGATCATAAAAAAAGATCATCGATAAAAATGATTACAGTTGGGGCCAGGGAAAAAATTGTCGGCATCCATGTGATCGGTGAAGGTGCCGATGAAATGATGCAGGGATTTGCTGTGGCGATTAAAATGGGTGCCTGTAAGTCAGATCTGGACAGTACAGTTGCTATCCACCCGACGGCCGCAGAAGAACTGGTTTTATTGCGCTAA
- the mshA_2 gene encoding D-inositol 3-phosphate glycosyltransferase has translation MKILLLVPQPFYQERGTPIATRMLVRALCGAGHSVDMLTYNPGNDIAIEGLRIFRTGSLPFVKSIPIGFSFGKLLYDVLLFFKTVSMLWKGSYDVLHAGEESIFFTLFIPRGKRVIVYDMDSSMPDQLLEKWSFLRVVAPVMYGFERLAIRRSDVVLPVCDALAVRVQEYAPKLPLCVLEDVAMDLQPSGKPIDDINKLVPDNAVVAMYVGNLEHYQGIDLLIHSLVELDDCDALRVVFIGGSDDDIERYKGMAETTGVSALCIFLGSRPVADLMLYLEQADILISPRIKGVNTPMKIYSYMGAGKAIIATDIPSHTQVLDENSAVLVAGEPASFATGLATLCMDARLRETLGHAARDLAESRHTYSVFENKLLSVYRQLEADKHET, from the coding sequence ATGAAGATCTTACTGCTCGTACCACAGCCATTTTATCAGGAGCGTGGTACGCCCATTGCCACTCGTATGTTGGTCAGAGCACTGTGTGGAGCAGGCCATTCAGTTGACATGCTGACATATAATCCTGGTAATGATATAGCAATTGAAGGGCTGCGAATTTTTCGCACTGGATCCCTGCCTTTCGTCAAAAGTATTCCGATTGGGTTCTCTTTCGGCAAGCTGCTATACGATGTACTGTTGTTCTTTAAGACAGTCAGCATGCTCTGGAAAGGGTCGTATGATGTGTTACACGCCGGTGAGGAAAGTATATTTTTCACATTATTTATTCCCAGGGGTAAACGGGTAATCGTCTATGATATGGATTCGTCCATGCCTGACCAGCTTCTTGAAAAGTGGTCTTTCCTGCGTGTTGTAGCCCCAGTGATGTACGGTTTTGAGCGCCTGGCGATAAGACGCTCAGATGTCGTGCTGCCCGTCTGTGATGCACTCGCAGTCCGCGTACAGGAATATGCTCCCAAACTACCGTTGTGTGTTCTGGAAGATGTCGCGATGGATCTTCAGCCAAGCGGTAAGCCGATTGACGATATTAACAAGCTGGTGCCCGACAATGCTGTTGTGGCGATGTATGTCGGCAACCTTGAGCATTATCAGGGTATTGACCTGCTTATCCATTCGTTGGTCGAACTTGACGATTGTGATGCACTACGTGTCGTGTTTATCGGTGGTAGTGATGATGACATTGAACGATATAAAGGCATGGCGGAAACGACAGGGGTGTCGGCACTGTGTATTTTTCTTGGTTCAAGACCAGTTGCCGACCTGATGTTATACCTTGAGCAGGCGGACATCCTCATTTCGCCTCGTATCAAGGGTGTCAATACCCCAATGAAAATCTACTCTTATATGGGAGCAGGCAAGGCTATTATTGCAACAGATATCCCCTCACATACGCAGGTCCTGGATGAAAACTCCGCAGTGCTGGTAGCAGGTGAACCAGCATCCTTTGCCACTGGACTGGCTACATTGTGTATGGATGCCAGGCTGCGCGAAACATTGGGACATGCGGCTCGGGATCTTGCCGAAAGCCGGCACACCTACAGTGTCTTCGAGAATAAATTGCTGAGTGTCTACCGGCAACTGGAAGCCGACAAACATGAAACGTGA
- the glpD gene encoding aerobic glycerol-3-phosphate dehydrogenase, protein MKREIQLLAENTFDVLIVGSGIYGAFLAREAAMRGLSVALIEQGDFGCATSANSQKIVHGGLRYLQHLNLVRMRESIRARRQLLTIAPYLVRPQRFLVPTYGYGMQGKWIMRVALLLNDIVSLDRNRGVDTGQRIPAGRIISRRQCMAILPCIDQDRLTGAAQWHDGFIEDTERLMIAIIHTAVQQGAVAANYVTAEDYTMDGNRVTGVHVRDRLEGETFNVRARMVINAAGPGAATLDAGLSQQPSDTPQAWVKAFNVFLKRPLFDDMAVGLSSATRHIDRDAVINRGKRFYFFVPWKGGTLVGTEYVAASPDDDSTNLSRTELEAVIDEINKLCPCAGIARKDIGFCHVGLLPANSADPATDAASRLLKHTRVVDHEATSSTQGLFTVTGIKYTVAPQVVIDVIDRVLARLDVHVARPDVEPVLYGAEKEGVETEHTYDSRLYNRYGCHYGDVLEIANSVRGLRDLVGVDRDTIVAEVIYAVREEMAVTLPDVVYRRTGLGSTGIPVRETLKQCANIMAAELGWSKARVSKEISSVESARSLSENRLIDCEQP, encoded by the coding sequence ATGAAACGTGAAATTCAGCTACTTGCTGAAAATACATTTGATGTGCTGATTGTCGGCAGTGGCATATATGGTGCATTTCTCGCGCGTGAGGCCGCCATGCGCGGGTTGAGTGTAGCCTTGATTGAGCAGGGTGATTTTGGATGTGCAACATCTGCTAACAGTCAGAAGATTGTTCACGGCGGGCTCCGCTATTTGCAACACCTGAATCTGGTACGAATGCGAGAATCGATCCGTGCCCGCCGACAATTGCTTACCATTGCCCCCTATTTAGTGCGACCACAACGATTTCTGGTGCCGACCTATGGTTATGGTATGCAAGGTAAATGGATCATGCGTGTTGCACTACTGCTGAATGACATAGTCAGCCTGGATCGTAACAGGGGTGTCGATACTGGTCAGCGGATACCCGCGGGGAGGATTATTTCGCGGCGACAATGCATGGCCATATTACCCTGCATCGATCAGGACAGGCTGACTGGCGCAGCCCAGTGGCATGATGGATTTATCGAGGATACAGAGCGGCTGATGATAGCCATTATTCATACTGCCGTGCAGCAGGGAGCCGTCGCGGCCAATTATGTTACAGCCGAAGATTATACTATGGACGGCAATCGAGTCACTGGTGTTCATGTACGCGACAGGCTGGAGGGTGAAACCTTTAATGTACGGGCTCGCATGGTTATTAATGCAGCTGGCCCCGGGGCGGCTACGCTGGATGCGGGTCTAAGCCAGCAGCCCAGTGATACGCCTCAAGCATGGGTAAAAGCATTTAATGTGTTTCTCAAACGTCCATTATTCGATGATATGGCGGTGGGACTGAGTAGTGCGACCCGGCACATTGACAGGGATGCCGTCATCAACCGGGGTAAACGGTTCTATTTTTTCGTGCCATGGAAGGGAGGAACCCTGGTAGGCACAGAGTATGTTGCTGCTAGTCCAGACGATGATTCAACAAACCTTAGTCGTACAGAGCTGGAAGCCGTCATCGATGAGATCAATAAGCTGTGTCCATGTGCTGGCATAGCCAGGAAGGATATCGGTTTCTGCCACGTCGGTCTGTTGCCTGCAAACAGTGCAGACCCAGCTACCGATGCCGCCTCCCGCCTGCTCAAACACACCAGAGTTGTTGATCATGAAGCAACATCCAGCACACAGGGCCTGTTTACGGTAACCGGCATCAAGTATACGGTCGCTCCGCAGGTGGTTATCGATGTGATCGACAGGGTATTGGCCAGGCTGGATGTCCACGTAGCGAGACCGGATGTTGAGCCTGTTTTGTATGGTGCAGAGAAAGAAGGGGTTGAGACTGAGCATACCTACGACTCGAGGCTGTACAATCGATATGGCTGCCACTATGGTGACGTGCTGGAAATTGCCAATAGTGTGCGTGGATTACGAGACCTCGTCGGAGTTGATCGTGATACGATCGTTGCGGAAGTCATCTATGCGGTCCGCGAAGAGATGGCGGTCACGTTGCCTGATGTAGTCTACAGACGAACGGGCCTGGGAAGCACCGGTATTCCCGTCCGTGAAACCCTCAAACAGTGCGCGAACATCATGGCCGCTGAACTTGGCTGGAGCAAGGCACGCGTGAGCAAGGAGATCAGTAGTGTGGAAAGTGCTAGGAGCCTGTCCGAGAATAGACTGATCGACTGCGAACAACCCTGA